The sequence AATATACTAATGAGCAGGGGGAGGTGCTGGGCTGCGTTCTACTTGAACAAAAAGACGGTACCTTATACCTGGGTATGTTGTCTGTTTCTCCGCAGGCACAGGCTTTAGGCATTGGCAGCAAGCTATTACAACAAGGCGAAGCCTTTGCCCGGGAGCACCAGTACCATTCTGTCACCATCACCGTGATCAACCTGCGGCATGAACTCATTGACTGGTACCGGCGCAAAGGTTTTGTACCCACCGGCAAACTGGAACCTTTCTCCAACAAATCCTCCGCCGCCCGGGCCGACTTTTCCTTTATGGAAATGAAGAAGGAGCTGCTGTAAGCACGAATAAAAAAGCCACTCGCCGCAACCCTCTCAGTGCAGGTAGATTACTTCAATG comes from Paraflavitalea devenefica and encodes:
- a CDS encoding GNAT family N-acetyltransferase produces the protein MDEIFSISVVTENDIPAVTQVVNSAYQGEPGSRSWTSESHLVAGQRTTENILRDLIAQPPVTMLKYTNEQGEVLGCVLLEQKDGTLYLGMLSVSPQAQALGIGSKLLQQGEAFAREHQYHSVTITVINLRHELIDWYRRKGFVPTGKLEPFSNKSSAARADFSFMEMKKELL